The region GCAATCAGCTCAACTTCAGCGGTCTGGATCTGCTGCTTCATCAGGCGGATCCAGCGTTTGTCGACTTCCAGGGCTTCGCCTTGCATGCTGCTGGTGAGCTTGTCCCGGACCGGTTCGATCATCGAATACGGTGTACAGATGTGAATTTCACCGCTGACGGGGCCGAGCTCGATGGTGAACGACGTCGACACTACAACTTCATTCGGCGTGGCGATGTTGGCGAACTGGGTATTCAGTTCAGAGCGGATGTACTCGAATTCGATCGGGTAGATCGGCTCCCACGACTTGGAATAGTTTTCGAACACGATGTCGAGCACGCGCATGATGATGCGCTGCTCGGTCGGCGTGAATTCACGGCCTTCGATACGGGTATGGAAGCGTCCGTCGCCGCCGAACATGTTGTCCACCAGCAGAAACACGAACTGCGGATCGAAGACCACCAGGCCGATGCCGCGGAACGGTTTGATGTGGACCAGATTCAGGTTGGTCGGCACCACCAGGTTGCGGATGAATTCGCTGTACTTCGAGACTTTCACCGGTCCGACCGAAATCTCGGCGGTGCGGTGCAGGAAGTTGAACAAACCGATACGGAACAGGCGGGCGAAACGTTCGTTGATGATTTCGAGCGTCGGCATCCGGCCGCGGACGATACGCTCTTGCGTTGCAAGGTTGTAGTTCCGTACCGTCCCGGGGGTTTCTTCGACGCTTTTTTCTTCGTCTTCGTCCCCCGTCACTCCTCTTAGGAGTGCATCGACTTCTTCCTGCGATAGAAAGTGTTCTGCCATGATGCTACTGCTGTTGAATGACGAAAGAAGTGTAAAACACGTCGGTGATCGACGGACCCTTGCCGCCGCCGGCAAACGGCTCGCCCAACTGATCGATGATCTCGTCGGTGAGGTTGCGTTTACCTTCGCTGGTCAGTAGTTCAGAAGCCTTCTTGCTCGACAGGACCATCAGCAGACGGCTGCGCACCTGCGGCATGAAGACCTTGATGCTTTCAGCAGTTTCGGCGTTCGGCACTTGCAGCGTCAATGCGACTTGCAGGAACTGGTCACCGGTTTCCTGCTGCAGATTCACCACGAACGGTTCGATGACGACGAATACAGGCACCTTCGAGGAAGACTTTTCTTCGGCGTGTTCCTCGTCGGCTTTCTTGGATTTGCCGCCCATCAGCATGAAGGCCGCGCCGCCGCCGATTGCCAGCACCAACACCGCACCGATGATGATGAAGAGCATTTTCTTCGACTTCGCCGGTGCTGCCTCTGCAGCGTCCGCCCCCTTGGCTGCCGGTTTTGCTGCTTTTGTTGCCATCTAATTTTCCCTTTCGTGCGTGTCCGTTGAGCACATCACAATACTATCGGCAAGAAACTGCCGATATTGATACTGCCGGCTGAACACCTGTTTTTATTGAATGCTGTCCGACTTATGCAAATGTATCCACGAGGCCTTGTCCGCCGCGAGCGATGGGGCGGGGCACGACGGCTACATTGACGTCTGGTTCGTTGTCACGGCCGCCGAAGTTCGACATGTCGCCGCTGCTGCTGCGCGCCTGTTGCTGCTGGTTCGCGCCTTGTTGCTGATTTGGCGTGCCGGTGTTGACGGTGGCCTGGCCCAGCTGGATGCCGGCCTGGTCCATCATTTCGCGCAGCTTCGGCATGGCTGCTTCGAGCGCCTGCTTGACTTCGGGCTGGGCGGTGATGAAGGTCGCATCGGCTTGCTGGTTGTTGACGTGCAGAACGACCTGCAACGGGCCCAGATCCGGCGGGTTCAGCGTCAGCGAGGCGCTTTGCAGGCCGCCGTTGGCCATCCACAGTACCTTCTGGCCGACAGCCTGATCCCATCCCTGGCTGCCGACAGCCGGCGTCAGGCGTTGCACTGCCTGGCCGCTCATGGCGGCTTGCTGGCTCAGGGACATTGCCTGCTGCAGGGCCGGGATGACGGTGGCGGCGGTTGGCTGCACCGGTGTTTCGATCGGTTTGACGTTGACTTCCGGCGTGACCTTGGCGTTGCGTGCCGCAGTGGCGGATTCCTGCAAATCGGCCTGGAAGGATTTGGCGGAAACCGGAGATTCGGCCTGGCTCTTTTCGGTAGTGGCGCGTGTCGGCAGCGCGGACTTGCCGTCGGCTGCGTCTTTTTCGCTGTCCTGCAATGCGGCGAGGTCGAGCGGGTTGTTCTTCGCCTTGCCCTTGTCCTCGCCCTGCGCATCCGCCAGCGGCAAATCCATCTTCGCGTCGGCGCCGATCTGGCCGATCGGTTTCTTGCCTTTCTGGCCGGCCAGGGCATCCATATCCTGGTCAGTGGTTTTCTTGGAAAGCGGCTGGACGATCATCTGGCCCATGTTGGCAACCAGCGCCAGCATCTGCTGTGCGGAGGCGGCGTCGGTAGCGGCGCTGGCGTCGTCCTCAGCCTGATCGTCGGCCTTCTTGTCGTCGGAGGAGGCGGCCTTGTCGGCATCCGACTTCGGCGCAGTCGAGGCGGCCGGCGCAGGCGCGGCTTTGACTGGTTCCGGCGAAGTATCCTTGGCGGCCTCGTTCGGCTTGCTTTGGTTTTCGGCGTTGCGGTTGCTGACTTCCTTGTTCAACACCTGGTTGAAAGGAACGTCGGCCGTGAAAGAGTCGGCTTGGGTGGCGGGACGAGCGGAGTTCTGCAGGTTCGCGACGTTCAAGATCGGCAATTGTGTTTTCATCGTTTCCGCCAGTTCCTAGACTACCGTTTGTAAAACGTGATCCGCGACGCTTGTTCATCCGTCTGCTTCTGATCCCGTCGTGTTTCGCGCAATTGCGCCGTTTGTTTCGCGCGCGTCGCCAGTGTGTCATAAGACATTCGTTTGCGCTCGCATGCCTGCCATGCCGCCCGTGCTTCCGCCACGCGTTGCTGGGCGTTTTTCACCACATTTTGCTGCCCGGTGATGGCGCTGTCGATTTTTTCAATGAACAACTGAAAATTCCGATAGCTCATCGCCGTCAAGCCGGAAGACAGGCTTTCCTGGAAACGCAAAGCGTAGTCGTCACGGTATTGTTCCAGAATGACAAGTTTCTGCTGCGCCTCTTCGCTCGTGCGAACAGACCGGCCCAAGCGTTTGGTCGCTTCGTCGGTCTCTTTGGTCGCCAATTC is a window of Herbaspirillum hiltneri N3 DNA encoding:
- the fliL gene encoding flagellar basal body-associated protein FliL is translated as MATKAAKPAAKGADAAEAAPAKSKKMLFIIIGAVLVLAIGGGAAFMLMGGKSKKADEEHAEEKSSSKVPVFVVIEPFVVNLQQETGDQFLQVALTLQVPNAETAESIKVFMPQVRSRLLMVLSSKKASELLTSEGKRNLTDEIIDQLGEPFAGGGKGPSITDVFYTSFVIQQQ
- the fliM gene encoding flagellar motor switch protein FliM; the encoded protein is MAEHFLSQEEVDALLRGVTGDEDEEKSVEETPGTVRNYNLATQERIVRGRMPTLEIINERFARLFRIGLFNFLHRTAEISVGPVKVSKYSEFIRNLVVPTNLNLVHIKPFRGIGLVVFDPQFVFLLVDNMFGGDGRFHTRIEGREFTPTEQRIIMRVLDIVFENYSKSWEPIYPIEFEYIRSELNTQFANIATPNEVVVSTSFTIELGPVSGEIHICTPYSMIEPVRDKLTSSMQGEALEVDKRWIRLMKQQIQTAEVELIANFGTARVTFTDLLNMQVGDVIQLQTANPVTAQVDGVPVMECSYGKLNGQYALRVEKLLSITQNETPESIQGEQNG
- a CDS encoding flagellar hook-length control protein FliK translates to MKTQLPILNVANLQNSARPATQADSFTADVPFNQVLNKEVSNRNAENQSKPNEAAKDTSPEPVKAAPAPAASTAPKSDADKAASSDDKKADDQAEDDASAATDAASAQQMLALVANMGQMIVQPLSKKTTDQDMDALAGQKGKKPIGQIGADAKMDLPLADAQGEDKGKAKNNPLDLAALQDSEKDAADGKSALPTRATTEKSQAESPVSAKSFQADLQESATAARNAKVTPEVNVKPIETPVQPTAATVIPALQQAMSLSQQAAMSGQAVQRLTPAVGSQGWDQAVGQKVLWMANGGLQSASLTLNPPDLGPLQVVLHVNNQQADATFITAQPEVKQALEAAMPKLREMMDQAGIQLGQATVNTGTPNQQQGANQQQQARSSSGDMSNFGGRDNEPDVNVAVVPRPIARGGQGLVDTFA
- the fliJ gene encoding flagellar export protein FliJ, coding for MATTTALETLIELATKETDEATKRLGRSVRTSEEAQQKLVILEQYRDDYALRFQESLSSGLTAMSYRNFQLFIEKIDSAITGQQNVVKNAQQRVAEARAAWQACERKRMSYDTLATRAKQTAQLRETRRDQKQTDEQASRITFYKR